AATTCTAATCACAAAactctgaaggaaaaaaaagctctGGGTCCTGCTGATCACTGTCCACTTGCACACACATCAGCTATCAGTGCGTGCATTGATATATTTCCTGTGACCTCTTCACAAGATACCAACTCCACATCTCCTGTAATGTTAGAGGAGATATGGACAGAAAGATTAATTATTTCCATGTACCAGCAGCCATGTCTTTTAAAATGCAAGGAAGCCTGTCTCAGGTTTATTAATCATTCTATAAAGAGAGATTAAACACATAGATTCATTAACACAATATGGACACAGTAAATCAGATAAAGCGTGACGTCCTTACTAGTAAAATCATTATATGGATCTAAACATTACAGGATCTAAATTTCACGTCTTATTCAAGCTGAGTGTCTCAAGTAGTGATTTGGTAATATAAATGCTATATGAAATGTTCTATATACATCATGTGAGTGAATGGCCCTATCAAAGTTCCATCCAGACCAATGAGGAAAATCAGAGTCTTCAAACTGGTTTATTCATCTCAGATGGAACTCtgattgactgttttttttattttttttttataattgctGAGGTTAGACAGATTAAACATACATTGTAAAGCAATTACAAACTACTGGTGTAGTCCATCATTTGTCTATTTTTGCTATTGTTAAACTCCATTGCCTTACATTGTTGTGTAGCATTATTTACCTGTGACAGACTCCACTGATATTGAATGACAAAACACCCAGaatcaaacaaattatttaactATTGTTTTACATTAATAGACTGATATAATGTACTGCCCATGTAAATAATGATCAAATATAGATTGATGGCCAAAAATAAtctgatgcaaaaaaaaaatcaatagatcttaaatatttttttttttttaaagtgatacAGCATTGTCCATTCAGCTCTGACTCATCCTGAGCCAGCAGCACCAGGTATTTAAGCTGTGATGGATGCATTATTCTGAGAGTAGGTCTGAGTTATTTCTGTTATTGTGCAATTGGATTCACTCATGGGAGCTCAAAGttttaaatgtctgttttgGGGGTCATTGTCCTGATGTCTCTCTCCAGAATACTTTCATAACCTTCtgattatgtttatgtttatgcatttagcagacgcttttatcccaagcgacttacaaatgaaaatataacattacagctaatatcaaagctaacaataagctacatagaaggaaacctgtagtcagactctgtcagaggtgacaggggtgacagtgtagcgatagagtgcagacatagagggaagtacagaaagataaagtgcagtagagggggtagggaagtacagggtaagtgctaggataggagatgctctctgttgagctgggtcttcaagagtgaAGATATTCAGAGAAGAACTGTTCTTCTAgtgctcggtaggtcattccaccatcgtggaacgacacataaAAAatagtctggattgtcttaagtgtgatgtaggcactgctagatgACAATCAtgtgacgaccggagtgaccaagttgtgacataagcctttgcaagagcattcaagtagatgggagtctgtaggctaacatcagtgacttgaatttgatgcaggCGGCTAAGGGTTATATTGTGATCCAAATAGATTTTATACACCCTGAGTCACTTGCAGCAAAGTAACCCCACATTATATCTGAGCCTCCTTCAGAATTCACAGTGGGcatcctgttctttttttttggaagctTAATTTTGATCAACCTTGACACTGTGTGCAAATGAGATGTTTTTGCTTCCATAggacaatctttttttttctttctttttcgaTTCAATCTTATTCCTAAGATTAAAGTCCATGGAGCACACATTCCTTCAGAAAACACTAATTGTGGTGATCAGACACTGCTCTGACTTGAACTCAGAGGTCAGCAGTTGACACAATTGTATCGTTTCAAAAGTTGAGAAGCACTCCAAGTATTAGTCCAAAAGCTAACATTTTGAATAAGAAAATTACAATCTATTTCATGAAAGAGAAATATTGaaataatggagaaaaaaacaaaacatggcaGTCTGAGGTTTTCTACATCTATGTACTCCACACCTTTGAAATCGATAAACTAAAACTACAAAAATCCAGAAGACCTTTGCACAACAGAGAatattttttgctctttttacaTGTGAGTCATTGTAAGGAAGACTAACGACGTGGAAGTACGCAAGACAGATGAGCAGGAGCTCATGTCTTTCAGTTGAATCatcatcttttaatttattctcttTGCAGGAACATTGCTTACAATTTAATAttataatttataataataataataataattattattatttatatatattataatatttaataatttaatttattctCTTTGCAGGAACATTGCTTACAGGTGTTCTGCCTCTCATTGCTGAGTTGTTAAGTTGCATGCAACAAATGCTGCCATCTGTTGGACAATTGTTCTAATTGCCAAATTTGGGTTAACTGATGATAGTGCTGCCTTCAGGATAATGGGAATATCCAGAGACAATTTAAGAAATAAAGACGCACAAAGCTACCTTACTTGACTTTTCGGCCAGCTATTGTGCAGCAATATAGCTGTGCTaatatcaaaataaaaaaaaatgtcataaatTATGCGTGTCAAACAATTTTCAAGTTGTCACGCAAATAATTCCTGTCTTTACGACCGCCAACGTGGACATTGAAGTTACTTAAACATGGCGGGGATGGATGAGCCGTAAGTAGCTGCCGAAGAGACGAGCAAGAAACCGCGAAAGATGCTGTCAAATCTTAATAACCTACGAGAGCACAGCATGAATCAACCTTCTTTTATTCTCTCTTTGTAGGGAGAAGAAAAGAAGGAGAGTAGTGGAGCTGACTGAGAAGTTAGTGATCAATTGGTAGAACTGGCGGAAGGTTTGAGGTTTCCAGACAGGAAGGTTACTGTTAGCTAGGAGAGAAAGCTAACCTGTTTGTAAACAAAGCATACGAGTAGCTAGTTTAGGGGAACATATCGTGGCTAGCCGACTGCAAATAACTATCGTGCCTAAACAGTGAATGGTCTTTGGTGTCATTCACCTTTGAGCGTATTCAGAGGTCAGCTACACCTTTTCACTGTTAACATTGTAGCTATTTATGGATGGCTAATCACCTAGCCTAGCCTAGCTACCGGGAGCTGTTCTGTCAGGGGAGATGGTAACGCCTACCTCAGATTGGCAAGTTTACTAAATGTTGTCACATAAAATGGTTTATCAGACGCTTAGATGCGACAGACATCGAAACATGGGTGAATTTATATGCAGCAGATATTCTTTGATTCACAAGGAACGCTTTTAGCTTTTGCATTATCAGTTGTGGGCTGTATAGTCCCCTCCCCCTGCATCTGTGAGTCtttgctgatttatttttttgcatgctCCCATTAGACATGAAAGCTTTGTGCATTGTCAAACCATAAGATGCACATGTATTTAATCTCATGGAGATGCAGCCGATGTTGCATCCTTAAACGCACATGTCGTCATCAGGATGGTGGTGGATGGAGGCAGTGGAGGGTCCTGTGAGTGGGAAGGTCGATGGAACCATATCAAAAAGTTCCTCGAAAGATCGGGACCATTCACACATCCTGACTTCGAGCCCAACACAGAGGTAGCAATCTCAAGGAAGGATATGTTTCTAGttgtgtcttttcatctgacctGTGCCATCTTGCATTTCTTAGACGGATAATATTATTGTAATCTTTCATTACAGTCGTTGCGGTTTTTGTCAGAAACCTGCAAAATCCTGGTCATTGGTGCTGGCGGACTGGGATGTGAGCTCCTGAAAGACCTGGTATAGTCACTACTATTCTGAACACTTGATCAATATATAATGAATGTAAAGGAATGGTCGCCATTtagttttcttccttttttctctcgCTGTGTTTGTGACTCAGGCTTTATCAGGCTTTAGAAACATTGATGTAGTCGACATGGACACGATCGATGTTTCCAACCTGAATCGTCAGTTCCTCTTCAGGTCAGTGTACTTATTTAATAAGTACATTTCTGACAGCTATTTCTAGTTATTGTAAAGAGCAGGCACACTCTTCTAATTTGTATTTAATTTTCACCAGGCCAAAGGATGTGGGCCGGCCCAAGGCAGAAGTTGCAGCTGATTTTATTAACGGCCGCATACCAGGATGCCATGTAGTCCCGTATCCTTTTGACTGACCAACTGTTGAAAATTTTGGATGCTTGATCTCTTGTCTTTTGCAATCTCCCTCGTGAATAACGCACAGAATTTTACAAGCAGACAATTACAGTTCCAGAAAGCTTAATTTATGACGGAACACAAAACCACACACTTATACTTCTGTTACGATATGAGCTTCTCCTTAATGTTTTGCGCAGACATTTTAAGAAAATTCAAGACTTAGACGAAACATTCTACAGACGTAAGTATCTTTACTATCATTTATTCCCAGTTATCAAAAATTCTGGCTGGAGCCATTCGGTTAATTGATTTTCTGTATGATGCATGATTCACATTCTAAAATACTCACAGCACTTTTCCAGCTCCGTGACCTCATAACTGGGATCCATTCCCATTCTCACATAGCAATTTAAGAGACTTGAATGATACTGTATATGATTGTGGTTTTGATCTCACAGTTTCAGTTTCTCTCGACTGTTTCGAGTATTTCAGTATCAGATTTATTATGAATCTAACTTCCTATTTTCATCTAGAATTCCATATAATTGTCTGTGGACTTGACTCTATAGTAGCCAGAAGGTGGATTAACGGTATGCTGGtaagtttttccttttcttagAAAAATTCTAACATGGCCCAGATggctatttattttttattttttcctaagTCCACAGCTTGCATTCCAAATAGCAAATCTTTGTGCGATTGGTTAAAGGGTGGAGTCATTATGTATTGATGTGCAACGCATTGTACCGTATTTCTGTGCAGCTATCTTTGCTGGTGTATGAGGATGGTGTTGTGGATCAAGGGTCAATCATTCCACTTATTGATGGTGGGACTGAAGGCTTTAAAGGTAATGCCAGAGTCATTTTCCCCGGCATGTCTGCCTGCATCGACTGCACCCTTGAACTTTACCCTCCTCAGGTATGGCAGCAAATCTTTTGTATAATAATATGACTACGATGACTGTGCAGAACAAGATGCTGATAGGTTGTTTCGTTTGTATTTGTTTCCCCTGCTCTCGTAGATCAACTTTCCCATGTGCACTATAGCCTCAATGCCTCGTTTGCCTGAGCATTGCATTGAGTATGTACGAATACTGCAGTGGCCCAAAGAGACACCATTTGGAGGTAGAAAGTCACACAGTTTTTACTGATATTTTGTCTGTATCGTCTTTGCAATGTTTAGAACGATGCTGAAGTGTAACTTCGATTTTGTGAATGTGGATTAGATGGTGTAGCCTTGGATGGAGATGACCCAGAACACATCCAGTGGGTTTACCAGAGATCTCTAGAGAGGGCAGCAGAGTTCAACATAACAGGAATCACGTACAGACTTACACAGGGTGAGGATATTAAGCATGTCCGTACCCAAAGGTGCACTGTTAATTTTCTCGCAGCTTCTCGGGGAAATGAGCCAAGGTACATAACAAGCTGTTGCTATATGACTTGGTGTgtgttaattattatttatgtttgtgCTACAAATGTTCTTGCAACAAGTTTTCTTGATGTTCACTTTGAGCAGTTGATTTGTACAGTTAATGTCTCTTTTGACtgaatgccttttttttctattttacttGTGATTTTATTGTTATGAGTGAGCTAAACAGATTCTCTCCTCTTTAAATGTTGCAGGTGTTGTTAAGAGGATAATCCCAGCTGTGGCATCCACAAATGCTGTTATAGCTGGTAAGTAGCTAAGACTAGATCAATGTGAGGGCTTTTCAATAGAGACCTCTGAACCTGTTGCCTTATTATACGAGTTAATCATTTCCAGAAGGTACTGACTAAACGTATACATGTAAATTGATAAAATagtttttgctttatttcaCCCAGCTGCTTGCACAACTGAGGTTTTCAAAATAGCAACAAGGTGAGTTTACAAGTCTTTCTGATGGCCATATCCATAAAGCTAAGTAGTAAGTCATTTCACAATTTCTTATGCCTTTGTTTCTGCAGTGCCTATCTACCTCTTAGTAACTACATGGTTTTCAATGATGTCGATGGCCTATACACCTACACCTTTGAGGCAGAACGTAAGGTTTGTCCCCTAATTTCATCTGTCAATCCACACTTGCTACAGGAATTAAGTCACTGGATTGGATTGAGGTACATTTGTTTCCCATCCTGATCTAGGAAACCTGCTCAGCTTGCAGCCAAGTACCTCTGGACCTGTACTTTTCTCCGTCTTCCAAACTACAAGAAGTGATGGACTACTTGACTGAGAGTGGCTCCCTGTAGGTTTGCCTGCCTTATAATGGTTTATCATTAATTTCCAAGCGTCTTCATCACCCTGCTTAATTTCATGGtcatatctattttttttattttcatttttttttataaaaaccaCCACTTTATTTCAGACAAATGAAATCACCTGCTATAACAGCAACTGTGGAGGGAAAGAACAAAACTTTATATTTACAGGTAATTAAACGGATTTGTTTGTGTAGTTTTATGTCTAAACTCACAAACATTGTGTATGTTTGTACAGACAATGTAATTGGGCAATTTTACAAGTTTTGGCTTGATCTGACTTATTTTCTTCCACAGTCGGTCGCCTCAATTGAACAGAGGACTCGGCCAAATTTGTCCAAAACCTTGAAGGGTGAGGCGCTTTCTTgacctttttttgtgtgtgtgtgtgtgtgtgtgtgtgtgtgtgtgtgtgtgtgtgtgtgtgtgtgtcaccgCATCATAAGTGGTCAAATGACTACACTGAATGTGCACATTCACTTCTGTTATGACCATGTTTTTCCAGAGTTGGGGCTGACAGACGGACAAGAACTGGCAGTTGCTGATGTCACCTCACCCCAGACTATGTTGTTCAGGCTTTGCTTTACCTCAGAATAAACTCAAGCACTCCCACAACCTGTTCGAAAAACTAGAACAGTTAACAGCGTATTCAATCAGTTTGTCCGTCATTATAACCAATTGAACTGGTTTAATGTACCTATTGACTCAAGTGGATATTTTGCACTGAAAAAGTTGTAGTTCACACTTTCTCATGTTTTGTGATTGTCTGCAAATGTTAAGCTTTTCTGttaatatattatataaaatGCAGAGCATATTCTGCGCAAACAATAAGACAAATATGGGTTTATCTTTAAGTCCTATTCTATACTTGTTCTTATtttgcatatttatttatttcagtacAGTTTTATACAGTTGTTTTAGCCACTGAAGCTGTTATCAACATTGAAAATGATGATATATGAACTGGAATAAAATGTTTTCTTACAGTTTGTTTGCTTTATGTGACTACACAGTGCAGGGCTTTTTGTACGTATAGTGTGGggattgtactttttttttttttttttctcaactggttttacatattttttaaaGGCCTTTTTGTGTAAATCCTGAGTTCTGAGGTTTTTAAGTCAGAATTGGTATAATTTACAATATGTCAGACTAACACATGCATTAAAACAAATGGCTTCATCATACACATATTGAGCATTTAAAACAATCCTGTCGCAATTACGTAAAAGTAACTACCATTTAAAGCTTTATACCATACAAAGCTGGAtttgtaaagccaaacttactCGACTTATAAATAGGAAATCTTAATTCTGGTACCCAGTTCTTAGCCAATGTTGGAAGTCCTGAATTCCAGAAGCCAATGGAAGGCAGCATCAGACCCAGACCGGATCATGACGTCATATTGCTACGTGGAAAGGAAGTAGCGagcaggctaatgctaatgctagctgtTTCAAGTTGTAGCGACCAAAACAAACGATGACGGTCGAGCGAAGGAGTCGAATAAAAGCTTGGATTAACCATGGGAATTGATCTGACAGCTGTTGTTGGGCATTAGATGCGCTGTTTGTGATACGTCTTTCTACACGATACAGTTGTTGTCGGCATCCTATTTTAGGTGGCAGTTTTTGAGCTGAAACTATCTGGCAGCGATGCTTTACATGCACACCCAACGTTATGCTTTGACTAGCTAAACTTCCAGCTTAGCTAATTAGCTTCGTGGTGGATAACTGTCAACCAAGCTTTACGAGACAGAACAAATTTTAAAATTTGGCAGCGGGTTGGCTTTGATAACGAAAATGCAGAAATAGGTTACCATTTGAAAACTCGTGCATCAAATCCTGAAGTGGTTGCTGGCTAGCTAGCTTCTTAATCAGAATGAGTTGGTTCAACGCATCTCACCTGTCTAGCTTCGCTAAACAAGCTTTTACAACAGCTCAGAAGTCAATCGACCGTGTCCTGGACATCAAAGAAGAGGACCAGTGGAGTGACACAGTTGTAATGCCCTATGACGGTAAGTGAAGCCACATATGGTGGTAGCAGCAAACCCATCCTTTATATAAGTTTAATATGAATAGCCATGCCAGCCGAAAGCTTTCATCTGATATCTGTTTTTGTCAGACGTTTCATTACCTGGGAAGCTTTCTTTAAGTGGAGGTTGGGGGATGACGCAGTGGGAAGCGCCTGCTGAAGAAAAGACCATCACTCCGCCTCCTTCGTCAGAGGCCATTACTACTCCTGTCACGCGTACTGTTGTAGATGAATCCGAAAACTTCTTCAGTACCTTTCTATCACCCGGAGATGTACAACCTGTCCCCAAAACCCAGGTTGTGTCTGTACCCCCCACTAAGTCTCAAACACGACCtcaagaaaaagagaagaaaaacaaagtagcTGTGGCTCAAGAAGATGAGAGTCAAACGTCAGAAGCTGTTGAGAAAAATCTTGAAGGTCAGACAGTTGTTGAGAGCCAGCCTGAGGAGCCCAAGTCCTCACCAGCAGCACCTAATGCTGACGCTATCCTACTTCTGCCTGTTTCTCCTGCTCCCTCCTCCAGTGAACTCCCTTGTGACCCTGAGAGGGAAACAAGCAGCGTAAAATCAGATGTTAGTTCAACAGTTTCTGAAGAATCAAAAGCTGAGCCGTTCCACACTCCATCAGGCCACCAGGTAGAGCAGGATACCACAAAGCCCTCTGAACCTTCCACTTCTGAAGCTAAGAGCTCTCCCGGTGCGGATCCTTCAACTTCCACATCCTCTAAGGAAGTAATCCCCGATCATAAAGACTCAAAGGGGGAGGATCGTCAAAATGACACGCCTTCCCCTCCAGTTAGTGCTTTCTCCTCAGGAACCTCTACCACTAGTGACATTGAAGTGCTAGACCATGAGAGTGTGTTGAGCGAAAGCTCAGCCAGCTCCAGACAAGAAACTGGTGAGAGCAAAACTGGCCTTCACTTAATGCAGGGCTCCTTCCAGCTTCTCACCGCCTCCACCTGTGGGGATTTTCCCCGACTGGAGGACTACCCCAAACTCACAGAGAGCTGTGGTTCCTCCTCTGATGCTTTTGAGCGGATCGATTCCTTTAGCCTGCAGTCACTGGATAGCCGGAGCGTTAGCGAGGTTAACTCGGACGATGAGAGCCCTGGCAATCGGACTTTAGCGTCCGTCACTGCGGGCCCTCCTTCTTTATCAGTGTCATGTGAGAAGCAGGGGGATGGAGTGGTGGAGAAGGTgggtgaggaagaagaggacgaGGTGGAGGGGTTCATTGAGACGACAAGGGAGCAGTCGCTGGATGAGATGGAGGAAAGTGGGCGTAGTGCAACGCCTGTGAACAGTGAGCAGCCTGAAGAATTGACAGAAGTGGGATGTGATGATAATGTCTCCACAACAGAAGAACAGGGCACTCCACCAATCACAGAGGAGATGAAAAGTGTCTCAACTGTTCAGATCTTGGAGCTTCAAAAGGTAAATAGTCCTCAGTATATTTAAGCTCAACACTGGTTTCTGCACTGATGTATTACCTTCTTGATTTTCCATGAGTCTATAAAATTTTGTGGACTTGTTGCAGGTTATTGATGATCTGTCAAGTCGCCTTGAGAAGAGAGAGTCTCAGCTGCTGGTAGTTAGCAAAGACAAGGCCAAGCTGGAGGAGGAGTGTGACAATTTGAAAGAGTGAGTATGTGCCACAGGCATCTGGTTCACAGGGGCACTTTGCGTAATCTTAACAATAGAACCGATGTACAGGTCAAACAAAACCTAGCTAACACAGTGAAAACATTTGTTGTAGACGCTCTCCTTgaatacaacaacaacagcaacaacattatGCTGTTGTAGAGATAATTCAATTGAttgaaatttgatttttttttttttttaaatgccacCGTATTCTGTTGtagtgagacttttttttttattttttttttaattggttgTTTCCTGATAGGACAATCTGACTGTTGAATGTTGATTTGGTCAGTAAGCCCTTACACTAATGGGTCTGTTCATCCTTCAGTGAAGTGATAAGCCTGAAGGAAGAGAGCTCCACTGTTCAGTCCCTAAAGGACGAGTTCACACAGCGCATAGCAGATGCTGAAAGGAAGGCTCAGCTGGCCTGCAAAGAGAGAGACATAGCCAAAAAGGTAACTCGGATATTGATGATCTCAGTGTTTACTTAATCTCCAATCAGATAGATTGACACAAGAGCTGTATAAGGCCATTTAACTCATTCTACTTTCACCCATCCCTCTAGAAAGAcgtcacagtttatacgtcaaagattgtattttgtttgtactttagGAGATCAAGGGATTGCGAGAGGAGCTTTCCACGAGACTAAACTCCAGTGATACAATGGAGATTatcagagagaaggaggagcAGATCAGAGGTCTGCTGGAAGAGGGTGAGACTCATTTTTTCCACAGTTGCAGCAACACAAAACACTTTCACCTGCTGTGTCATGGAAATATTCAGAGTCTGAATTGATGCTAGGAGAAGCCCACCACCCCTGCCTGCCCACCTCTGGAACAAGCTGCCCAGTCAAGCCTCGCTTGTATGCTTCTTCTGCTTTTTGTGCTGGAGCATCGCAAAATGTTTTCACCGGcttttgaaatgtttcatcagccTTCTCAGAATAGCATTTAATGAAAAGCAAGCATTTTGCTCGGCAACTGTCTTAGAATATAAGTGTAATAAGTGTCAGTCACACCGATTTAACATGCTAGGTAAACTCACTTTAAATCATATCATGATTACACGAAGAAGAAGGgtttgtatttttgtctgtaaTGCAGGGGGCAAAGACCAGCAAGTGTGAATGCGTTCTTAATGTCTTATTATATTAAAGCCTTGCGACCttccatttttttcctcacCTATTTACTTGATATAATATGTATTGCCTCAGCATCAGTTTTTGGGTTTTATTGACGTGGCTGAGCTGGAGTTTATTCTTCTCACGTCTAGGTGAAAAGCTCTCCAAGCAGCAGCTGCAACACAGCAACATAATCAAGAAACTGCGTGCGAAGGAGAAGGAGAGCGACACAAAGATCACCAAGCAGCAGAAGAAAATcagggagcaggaggaggagctccGGCACCTGCAGCAGGTCAGAATCAAGCATAATGCCAAATGCAACAATTTACACGAACAAAGAGTTCTTAACATGCCAATGCAAGTGGGTTATTTGATCTTTTACTTGTCTAGAatgatgcttttctttttttcttttcttacaaaTGAATATTTTAAGATGACCTTAGAGATAATGTCTTTTCCAGGTGTAGAATTTGAAGAGATTCACaccattcatttaatttttttacattttttttttccttgttcctTTTTCTCACTAAAGACATTAGTCCTTCACCTAAGCTATGTTTACCATAATCATTATTCCCTGTTTCATGTCATCAGGTTCT
The Odontesthes bonariensis isolate fOdoBon6 chromosome 3, fOdoBon6.hap1, whole genome shotgun sequence DNA segment above includes these coding regions:
- the uba3 gene encoding NEDD8-activating enzyme E1 catalytic subunit isoform X2, producing the protein MAGMDEPMVVDGGSGGSCEWEGRWNHIKKFLERSGPFTHPDFEPNTESLRFLSETCKILVIGAGGLGCELLKDLALSGFRNIDVVDMDTIDVSNLNRQFLFRPKDVGRPKAEVAADFINGRIPGCHVVPHFKKIQDLDETFYRQFHIIVCGLDSIVARRWINGMLLSLLVYEDGVVDQGSIIPLIDGGTEGFKGNARVIFPGMSACIDCTLELYPPQINFPMCTIASMPRLPEHCIEYVRILQWPKETPFGDGVALDGDDPEHIQWVYQRSLERAAEFNITGITYRLTQGVVKRIIPAVASTNAVIAAACTTEVFKIATSAYLPLSNYMVFNDVDGLYTYTFEAERKETCSACSQVPLDLYFSPSSKLQEVMDYLTESGSLQMKSPAITATVEGKNKTLYLQSVASIEQRTRPNLSKTLKELGLTDGQELAVADVTSPQTMLFRLCFTSE
- the uba3 gene encoding NEDD8-activating enzyme E1 catalytic subunit isoform X1 — its product is MAGMDEPEKKRRRVVELTEKMVVDGGSGGSCEWEGRWNHIKKFLERSGPFTHPDFEPNTESLRFLSETCKILVIGAGGLGCELLKDLALSGFRNIDVVDMDTIDVSNLNRQFLFRPKDVGRPKAEVAADFINGRIPGCHVVPHFKKIQDLDETFYRQFHIIVCGLDSIVARRWINGMLLSLLVYEDGVVDQGSIIPLIDGGTEGFKGNARVIFPGMSACIDCTLELYPPQINFPMCTIASMPRLPEHCIEYVRILQWPKETPFGDGVALDGDDPEHIQWVYQRSLERAAEFNITGITYRLTQGVVKRIIPAVASTNAVIAAACTTEVFKIATSAYLPLSNYMVFNDVDGLYTYTFEAERKETCSACSQVPLDLYFSPSSKLQEVMDYLTESGSLQMKSPAITATVEGKNKTLYLQSVASIEQRTRPNLSKTLKELGLTDGQELAVADVTSPQTMLFRLCFTSE
- the tmf1 gene encoding TATA element modulatory factor produces the protein MSWFNASHLSSFAKQAFTTAQKSIDRVLDIKEEDQWSDTVVMPYDDVSLPGKLSLSGGWGMTQWEAPAEEKTITPPPSSEAITTPVTRTVVDESENFFSTFLSPGDVQPVPKTQVVSVPPTKSQTRPQEKEKKNKVAVAQEDESQTSEAVEKNLEGQTVVESQPEEPKSSPAAPNADAILLLPVSPAPSSSELPCDPERETSSVKSDVSSTVSEESKAEPFHTPSGHQVEQDTTKPSEPSTSEAKSSPGADPSTSTSSKEVIPDHKDSKGEDRQNDTPSPPVSAFSSGTSTTSDIEVLDHESVLSESSASSRQETGESKTGLHLMQGSFQLLTASTCGDFPRLEDYPKLTESCGSSSDAFERIDSFSLQSLDSRSVSEVNSDDESPGNRTLASVTAGPPSLSVSCEKQGDGVVEKVGEEEEDEVEGFIETTREQSLDEMEESGRSATPVNSEQPEELTEVGCDDNVSTTEEQGTPPITEEMKSVSTVQILELQKVIDDLSSRLEKRESQLLVVSKDKAKLEEECDNLKDEVISLKEESSTVQSLKDEFTQRIADAERKAQLACKERDIAKKEIKGLREELSTRLNSSDTMEIIREKEEQIRGLLEEGEKLSKQQLQHSNIIKKLRAKEKESDTKITKQQKKIREQEEELRHLQQVLDGKEEVEKQHRENIKKLNAVVEQQEKDLSRLQLDSDELQETNRSLQAALDNSYRELAELHKTNASRASEAEEAALSRATQAKEQLSLALERAQEEARIQQEALANQVADLRLALQRAEHQQARKEDYLREEISELQQRLQEAETRNQELSQSVTSATRPLLRQIENLQASLGGQTATWDKLEKNISDRLADAQAQLAVAVEKERSASEELLTIKSQLVSLESQNSLLRQEKARHMAQLEAEKSKREKMEDESSRDHIELTNLRGEHSRTLEEAKKEKLLLTNQLEMEKMKVEQEKKKCYLAQEALKEKERKTISLSVGEPPASSTPSLSRSSSISGTDNAGLHTSILSQDDSVDHSLGTMTMSMSMSGTNLYEAARLSGGSSIIENLQSQLKLREGEIAQLQLEIANLERSRSVMAEELVRLTNQNDDMEEKVMDIPRLKVQLKDLEQRHNTILQMYGEKAEEAEELRLDLEDVKNMYKTQIDELLKNQK